The sequence below is a genomic window from Lysobacter capsici.
CGCGGCGACGACACGCTCGAAGGCCGCGCCGGCAACGACATCCTGTCCGGCGGCATGGACAACGACACCCTGCGCGGCGGCGCCGGCGACGATCGCGTCTACACCGGCGCGGGCCGCGACACGGTCGACAACGCCGCCGGCCGCGACACGGTCTACGGTCAAGCCGCGACCGACACCCTCAGCGCCGCGACCGGCGCGCAGAACACGGTGGTCGAAACCGCGCCCAGGGCCGGCTGGAGCGTCAAGGTCGACGGCACGCCCGAATTCCGCCAGCGCGTGGAAGCCGACCTCGACCTGATGCGCAGCTCGCCGCAGGGCCAGCAGTTGCTCGAAGCGCTGGACAAGGCGGCGACCGAGAAGGGCAACAGCGTCACCCTCACCGAACTGCGCAACGAGCAGAACGGCTACGCCGGTTTTCGCGATCCGGCCAGCGGCCAGGTCGTCGGTTTCGATCCGGCGAAAAACTACGCCACCCCGAGTGGTCCCGGCGCGGGCACCGATGCCGAGGTCGTGTACAACCCGTCGTTCCACAACGCCGAGTTCCCGACCCCGGTGGGCGTGCTGCAGCACGAACTCTCGCATGCCTACAACGCGGTCACCGGCACCTTGCAGCCCGGCATCTACATGGGCACCGGCCTGGATGCGCCGACCCTGGACGCGAGCGGCAACGTCATCGGCGGCATCAACAATCTCGAACGCCAGGCCGTTGGCCTGCCGACCACCGCGACCTCGGGCGTCGCCAATCCCCCCTACGCCACCGAGAACGCGCTGCGCCAGGAATTCGGCCAGCCCGATCGCCTGAGCTACGCGCTGCCGTCGTTCTCGGCCTCGCCGGGTTCGGCCGCGTCGCTGCAGTCCAATCCCAGTGCGTTCGTCGATCAGATGATCGAAGCCTCGCGCTCGGGCGACCGCGAGGCGTTCAGCCGGCTGACCCAGCAGGCCGCCGGGGCCGAACCCGGCGTGCAGTTGCGCCGCGAAGCGAGCGAGACGGTGGACAAGCAGGAACGCGCGGCCGCGCCGCAGATGGCCGAACAGCCGCCGATGCAGGAACCGCACGCGGTCGTTGCACGTGGGCCGGGCCGATGAGCGAGTGCGATGTCGTGAGCCATGCCTCCTCATTCCACGTCGCGAGCGGTGAACCGCACGGCGCGCGCGCGCGGCCAACGCGCGCGCTGCTCGCCGCCGCGACCGCCGTGATCGCGGTGGGATGCGCGCACGCCAAACCACAATCTTCACCGGAGCCGAGCATGAGTTCCCCCGTGTCCACCCAGACTGTTCCGAACCCGCCGGCCCCCATCCAGACCGCCGACCTGGCCCGAACGACGGTGCGCGGCCAGGCCGCGACGGTCGAAGTCGAGATGGGCTTCGACGCCGCCACCGGTAGCGTGGACGTGCGTTATCGGCTGCATAACAACGACAAGACCAAGGCGTTGGCAGTGTTCGATCGCGGCAACCGTCATGAAGTAAGCATCGGCCGCCAGACCCTGGGCGCGATCGCGGCACCGACCTGGAAAGGCATGGGCGAGGAGGTCGAGCTGTTCCATGTGGCCGCGCCGCTGCCCAATCCCACACCGATCTCGCCGCCATCGCCGCTGGCGCTGGAAGTGGCGGCCGGCGGCGAGCTGCGCGGCGGGTTCAAGTTCGCCTTGCTCGGCGGCGCGCCCAAGCGCTTGCGCTGGTGCCTCGGGGTCTTGCCGTGGCAGGCATCGTATTTCGACTCGCCGAGTGCGACCGACGCGGGAAAGATCTGGCGCGCATCGTTCGCCGTGGCGAACGAGCAGGAAACGTTATGCACGCCGTGGTACGACGTGGCCAAGGCGGCGTTCGTATCGTAACGGCGAGCGCCGGCGCCGCGAAGTCTCTGTGGGAGGGGATTCATCCCCGACGCTTTCGGCCCCGATGCCGCGATCTGAAAGAAAAGCGTCGGGGCAATAGCCCCTCCCACAGAGACCTCGTCGCCTGCATCGGCGGCGCAAGACCGGGTTTTGTGGGAGGGGATTCATCCCCCGACGCTTTTGGCTCCGATGCCGCGATCTGAAAGAAACGCGTCGGGGCAATAGCCCCTCCCACAGAGACCTCGTCGCTAAGATTCGGCGGCTACTTCAACAACCCATCAAGCTCCGCCTCATTGAATCCGATCGTCGTCTGCGGACCGGTATCGGCGAGGATCTTCTTCGCGATCAACTCGGTGGTCGGCGCCAGCACGCTGAAGTGATCCGCGCGCGGCACCACGAAGAACTGCGCCTTCGGGTTCTTGCTGCGCTCGCGCAGCAGTTCGACCTGATCGGTGTTGGCATCGTGATCGCCTTCGAACACGAACACCGGGCCGCGGATCGAACCCAGCCAGTAACCCGGCGAGCGCAGGCGGATCTCACGTTCGTCGTCCAGCGAGACCGGCAGCATGTCCTGGCCGTAGCCCGACACATCGGCGACCGGTCCGAACGAGAACACGTCGCGAAAGCGCGGGTTGATTTGCGCCACCAGCAGCACCAGGGTGCCGCCGGTGCTGTGGCCGCCGAGATAGATGCGCTTGGGATCGACGTAATCGAGCTTGGCCAGGTGATCGGCGGCGGCGAGGATGTCCTGCACTTCGCCGTAGAAGCCTTCGCGCACGCCCGGGTTGTCGTTGCCGCCGCGCAGCGAGGGATACATCGTGACGATGCCGGCGGCGCGGAACGCGGCGGCGCTCTGGTCGTTCTCGCGCGGTTGCGGCGACCAGAAATCGCCGATGGTGTTGGAGTCGCCGCCGCTGATCCAGATGATCGCCGGATGCCTGCCCGGCGTGGCCGGTCGCGGCGTCAGGTAGGCGGCGAGTTTGCCGGCCGGCGCGTCGTAGTGGATGAGGTCGAGCACGCCGGATGGCGGCGCCGGTGGCGTTTCGCCGCCGCTGCTGTGGGTGATCAGCTTGGTCGCGACACCGGTGCGGGCTTCGGCCAGGGTCTTGCCGGCCGCATCCGCGCTCGCGGCGGCTTGAGCGGCGTCGCCGGCCGGTCTTGAGCAGGCCGCGCAGGTCAGGGCGAGCGTCAACAGTGCGAGGTGTCTGCAACGGATCATGGTGAGGTCTTCCCTGAGCGGTCTGCGATGACGCTCAGCGTACCCGCTTGGCCCGCGCGCTGCGCGCGCGTCGGGTCTTCGCGCGGGTGCGAGGCCGGCCGTCATGCGCGTGGATACGGGTTTCGCTTCACTTCGACGCAGCCCATTCCGGCGACCTGTGCGCTTCGCCTTGGCCGCTTCGGCGCGTTCGCATGCGGCCCAAGTTCTTCTTCGCCGCGACTCGGCACCCGCGCTCCAAGAAAAAGACGGCGCAGCAAACGAAGATGCGCAAGGCGAAGACTCGAAAAACGAAGACAAAAAAACGGCGGCCGAAGCCGCCGTTTTCATCTTCGCGATCGTGTTTCGAACGTAGCGGCGGCAGCGTCGCCGCCGGCGCGCTTACTCGACCGACACTTCCACCCGCCGCGCTTCCTCGGGCTTGCCACCGCCTTCGGTCACCGCCGGCTTGTCCAGCACGATGCGGTCGGCCGCGATGCCCTGCGACTCGAGCCACGATTGCACCGCCTGCGCGCGCTTCTTCGCCAGTTCGGCGTTGGTCGCGGCGCTGCCGGTTTCGTCGTGGAAGCCGGAGATGCGCGCCTTGGCATTGGCGTCGTCCTTGAGCGCGGCGACCACGCCGGCCAGATCGGCCGATGCGTTGGCCGGCGGCGTCGACGAGCCGACATCGAAGTAGAGCTTGGCGTTGCGCTGCGCCGCGGCCGGCGCGCCGCCGCCGCCTTCGCTGCCGTCGGCCACGCTCGCACCGGCCTGAGTATCCGCGGGCTGATCGGCCATCGAGGCCGCAGCGGTGCCGTCCGCGGCCGGCGCGGTCATGGCCATGCTCGTATCGTTCGCGCCGTGCGCCGCGGCCGCCGCCGATTCGCTGGTCGCCGACACCGGCAACAACGGCACCAGCAACAAGGCGACGATGTTGATGATCTTGATCAACGGATTGATCGCCGGACCGGCCGTGTCCTTGTACGGATCGCCGACCGTGTCGCCGGTGACCGCGGCCTTGTGCGCCTCCGAGCCCTTGCCGCCGTGGTGGCCGTCCTCGATGTACTTCTTGGCGTTGTCCCAGGCGCCGCCGCCGGTGGTCATCGAGATCGCGACGAAGATGCCGGTGACGATGGTGCCGATCAACAGACCGCCCAGCGCCTTCGGCCCGAGCAGCAGGCCGACCACCACCGGTACCGCGACCGGCAGCAGCGAGGGCACGATCATTTCCTTGATCGCCGACTTGGTCAGCATGTCCACGGCTTTGTCGTACTGCGGCTTGCCGGTGCCGTCCATGATCCCGGGGATGTCGCGGAACTGACGGCGCACTTCCTCGACCACCGCGCCGGCGGCGCGGCCGACCGCTTCCATCGCCATCGCGCCGAACAGATACGGAATCAAGCCGCCGATCAACAGGCCGATGATGACCATGTGGTCGGACAGATCGAAGTTGAACACCACGCCCGGATGCGCGGCCTGCAGGTTATGCGTGTAATCGGCGAACAGCACCAGCGCGGCCAGCGCGGCCGAACCGATCGCGTAGCCCTTGGTCACCGCCTTGGTGGTGTTGCCGACCGCGTCGAGCGGATCGGTGATCGCGCGGATTTCCGGCGGCAGTTCGGCCATCTCGGCGATGCCGCCGGCGTTGTCGGTGATCGGGCCGTAGGCGTCCAGCGCCACGATCATGCCGGCCATCGACAGCATCGAGGTCGCGGCGATAGCGATGCCGTACAGGCCGGCGAGGTAATGCGAACCCCAGATCGCGATGCACACCGCGATCACCGGCAGCGCGGTCGATTTCATCGACACGCCCAGGCCGGCGATGATGTTGGTGCCGTGACCGGTGGTCGAGGCCTGCGCAACATGCTTGACGGGTGCGTATTGAGTACCGGTGTAGTACTCGGTGATCCACACGATCGCGCCGGTGAGGATCAGGCCGATCAGCGCGCAGCCGTACACGTTCAACGCACCGAAGCTGGCGTCGCGCATCAGTTGCGTGGTGATCGGGTAGAACGCGATCGCGGCGAGCACCGCCGAGACGATCACGCCCTTGTACAGCGCGCCCATGATCGAGCCGCCTTCCTTCACCTTGACGAAGAACGCGCCGATGATCGAGGCGATGATCGACACGCCGCCGAGTACCAGCGGATACAGCACGCCGTTGGCGCCGACTTCGCTGGCCATCAGGCCGCCGAGCAGCATCGTCGCGATCACCGTGACCGCGTAGGTTTCGAACAGGTCGGCGGCCATGCCGGCGCAGTCGCCGACGTTGTCGCCGACGTTGTCGGCGATCACCGCCGGGTTGCGCGGGTCGTCCTCGGGAATGCCGGCTTCGACCTTGCCGACCAGGTCGGCGCCGACGTCGGCGCCCTTGGTGAAGATGCCGCCGCCCAGGCGGGCGAAGATCGAGATCAGCGAGGAACCGAACGCCAGGCCGACCAGCGCATGCAGCGAAGCTTCGCCGCTGATGCCGAACTTGCCGAGCGCCATCCAGTAACCGGCCACGCCGAGCAGGCCCAGGCCCACCACCAGCATGCCGGTGATCGCGCCGCCGCGGAACGCGACGTCCATCGCCGCGCCGATGCCCTTGCGCGCGGCTTCGGCGGTGCGCACGTTGGCGCGCACCGACACGTTCATGCCGATGTAACCGGCCGCGCCCGACAGCACCGCGCCGATCAGGAAACCGATCGCCGCGGGCCACTTGAGGAAGATGCCGATCAGTACGAACAACACCGCGCCGGCGATAGCGATGGTGGTGTATTGACGATTGAGATAGGCGCGTGCGCCTTCCTGGATCGCGCCGGCGATCTCCTGCATGCGTGCGTTGCCGGCGGGTTGAGCGCTGATCCAGCGCGCGGACACGATGCCATACAGGATCGCGATGACGGCGCAGCCAAGCGCCATGATCAAACCGTACTTCTCCAGCATGAACCCCTCCCCAAGGTAGAAAGTGGACATCACAGGACAACGGATCGAGTTGTAATTCGCGAGTCGCTCGTTGGCCGATGTGCCGCGGAATCGCGTCTGCGCGCTGCGTTGTGTTGCATTGCAGCGACGCCGTGGTGCGAGCACGGCGATGCGGCGACTATGGCATAGGCGCCGGGCCGGCGTCAGCGGGCGCGGCCGGGCTGCGACGCGCGTCCGCGTGCCACGTCCGGGCTTGCGACCCAAGTCACGGATCGTGTGCGGCGGGTTTCAGGGTCGATACGTTTCGGGTGGCGTGGACAATCGGTGCCGCGAGGGCGGCGACGCGGCTGAATACGCGGCGTGCACCGACGACGCAGTCGATCAGCTCCGATAACGGACCTGAGCAGGCGACGCTGTTCAAGCAGGCCCGGGCAAGCCGCAAGGTCTGTTGTGGGAGGGGCTTCAGCCCCGACGCCTTTCTTTCAGGTCGCGGCATCGGAGCCGAAAGCGTCGGGGCTGAAGCCCCTCCCACAAAAGACCTCGTGGTTCTGCGCTTGTTTTGTGGCCGATATGCGGGTCGCCGCGCGGGAAGCGGTTGAAACCGATCCTGAGCCGCCGATGCGAGCGCCGATGCAAGCGGCGAGGTTTGTTGGAGGTCTTTTGTGGGAGAGGCTTCAGCCCCGACGCCTTTCTTTCAGATCGCGGCATCGGAGCCGAGAGCGTCGGGGCTGGAGCCCCTCCCA
It includes:
- a CDS encoding M91 family zinc metallopeptidase — protein: MSSETENRSAAAAASATGASSASAGSTAGAAPAGAAPSPPPVAINGLVAPAGAATSSWTTPDGKPVNSQELFRAGDVAISRERTIGTDGNGNNYVTLDQVVLTTGNGNDDVQATQRSNGLLDVTVNGQKYEINLGQYQSPPPGQPPQEFAVRTGDGDDIVNAPSVSVNMAVKAGAGNDRITTGSGLDGVDGGAGDDVIATGAGRDDVFGGSGNDRIDGGAGDDVLYGGDGRDSLIGGDGNDYLEGGRGDDTLEGRAGNDILSGGMDNDTLRGGAGDDRVYTGAGRDTVDNAAGRDTVYGQAATDTLSAATGAQNTVVETAPRAGWSVKVDGTPEFRQRVEADLDLMRSSPQGQQLLEALDKAATEKGNSVTLTELRNEQNGYAGFRDPASGQVVGFDPAKNYATPSGPGAGTDAEVVYNPSFHNAEFPTPVGVLQHELSHAYNAVTGTLQPGIYMGTGLDAPTLDASGNVIGGINNLERQAVGLPTTATSGVANPPYATENALRQEFGQPDRLSYALPSFSASPGSAASLQSNPSAFVDQMIEASRSGDREAFSRLTQQAAGAEPGVQLRREASETVDKQERAAAPQMAEQPPMQEPHAVVARGPGR
- a CDS encoding alpha/beta hydrolase family protein → MIRCRHLALLTLALTCAACSRPAGDAAQAAASADAAGKTLAEARTGVATKLITHSSGGETPPAPPSGVLDLIHYDAPAGKLAAYLTPRPATPGRHPAIIWISGGDSNTIGDFWSPQPRENDQSAAAFRAAGIVTMYPSLRGGNDNPGVREGFYGEVQDILAAADHLAKLDYVDPKRIYLGGHSTGGTLVLLVAQINPRFRDVFSFGPVADVSGYGQDMLPVSLDDEREIRLRSPGYWLGSIRGPVFVFEGDHDANTDQVELLRERSKNPKAQFFVVPRADHFSVLAPTTELIAKKILADTGPQTTIGFNEAELDGLLK
- a CDS encoding OmpA family protein, encoding MAMTAPAADGTAAASMADQPADTQAGASVADGSEGGGGAPAAAQRNAKLYFDVGSSTPPANASADLAGVVAALKDDANAKARISGFHDETGSAATNAELAKKRAQAVQSWLESQGIAADRIVLDKPAVTEGGGKPEEARRVEVSVE